aggcggggaagaagaagaataatggGGGTGCTGGGAAGGAGGATGATACAATGGACACTACGgcagagggaagaagaggtccGACAAATGGGTCAGGGGGAGGTGATGACGGGGAGCAGACGGGGGTGGCTGTTGAGACACCGAGTGTTATTATCCATGAGGATTGAGGATTTAGGGGGGCAAGGAATGTACAATTTGAAGATACCCATTGTAATTTTAGTCTAGGATATTCATACAAATCAAGAGATTCATGGCATTATGTACGCATTTTTATTCCCATAGCCCTAACGTTTATTCATCGCCACCAGCGGGGGCACCCGGTTGCTGAGCAGTCTTACCACTGCAGATATCGTCGACGCGAAGTAGCAGGCATGCAGACTATTCGTGGTTAGCTAAAGTAAAATGGTTATATGAGGAACGGGATGCTTACCTCAACAGCCGTCTTGATGCTCTGAAGCTTGACGGCTTCCGGCTCCCAAACGCCGTACTCCTTCATGTCAACCAAAGCACCAGTGTCGCCATCAAGACCCCATGTGGTGTGTCCTTCGACGTGCTTGGCCCTCATACGGGTGAGAACTCGGATAGGGCTGGCTCCAGCGTTCTGTGCTAGTGTTCGGGGAATAACCTCCATAGCATCCGCCACGGCCTTGTACGGCCATTGCTGGACGCCTTCAATGGACTTGGCCAGCTGGCCTAGTTTAACGGAAACAGCCATTTCGATGGCACCGCCACCAGGGCACAAACGCGGGTGGAAAATGACGTTACGCGCAACGGACATGGCGTCCTGGAGGTTACGTTCAATCTCGTTGATGATGTCCTTAGATGGgccgcggaggaggataGTGCAAGCCTTGGGGTTCTGGCACTTCCTCAGGAAAGTGAAGTATTCGTCGCCaatcttctcaatctcgaaGAGACCGCACCCAGTTCCCACGTCAGATTCCTGGATATTGTCCACACGGTTGACAATCGTTGCACCCGTAGCTCTGGCGATACGGTTGTTGTCCGTTTTCCTCACTCGGCGGAGTGCTGTGACGTCGGCCTTCATCAAAAAGTGCTGTGCGAGATCTATACACCGATGTTAGAACATATCACCACTAGTAATTCATTGTAACGCTTACCAGAGACACCCTTCTCGGTGATAACAATATCGGGCTTCAAAGCCAGGACAGCGTCGCACATGTGCTTGACTtgctcctcctcaatctGAAGAATACGGTTCCAGTCGTCTTCCTTTGAGATTTCGATGTTGGTCTGCGACTCTCCCTTCTTGTACTCCAATGGGCAATCCAGAAGGATAACTCTGGGGTTCTCgattcttctccgcatcttGGGGTGGGTAATGTCCTTGTTGACCATCACACCATCGATAACCTCGCTGTCCTCGATCTGACCACCGGGAATCTTCTCAATACGCGCGTAACGCTTGATGTCGACTTCTCTCTTTCCACCACCGGCATCGAAGGATACAGTGCGGACGGCTCTCAGTGCCAGGTCGCACATTAAATCAGACCATCTCGAAACGAACTTAGTCCCAATGGATGATTTAATGAGAGTGTACATCGCTTTGtcatcatcaatatccaCGG
The nucleotide sequence above comes from Aspergillus puulaauensis MK2 DNA, chromosome 3, nearly complete sequence. Encoded proteins:
- the CCT3 gene encoding chaperonin-containing T-complex subunit CCT3 (COG:O;~EggNog:ENOG410PGNN;~InterPro:IPR002423,IPR027410,IPR027413,IPR017998, IPR002194,IPR027409,IPR012719;~PFAM:PF00118;~go_function: GO:0005524 - ATP binding [Evidence IEA];~go_function: GO:0051082 - unfolded protein binding [Evidence IEA];~go_process: GO:0006457 - protein folding [Evidence IEA]), giving the protein MQAPVVVMNTNSGERQVGRRAQLSNITAAKTVADIIRSCLGPKAMLKMLLDPMGGIVLTNDGHAILREIEVSHPAAKSMIELSRTQDEEVGDGTTTVIILAGEMLAQALPQLERNIHPVVIISAFKRALADALAIVEEVALPVDIDDDKAMYTLIKSSIGTKFVSRWSDLMCDLALRAVRTVSFDAGGGKREVDIKRYARIEKIPGGQIEDSEVIDGVMVNKDITHPKMRRRIENPRVILLDCPLEYKKGESQTNIEISKEDDWNRILQIEEEQVKHMCDAVLALKPDIVITEKGVSDLAQHFLMKADVTALRRVRKTDNNRIARATGATIVNRVDNIQESDVGTGCGLFEIEKIGDEYFTFLRKCQNPKACTILLRGPSKDIINEIERNLQDAMSVARNVIFHPRLCPGGGAIEMAVSVKLGQLAKSIEGVQQWPYKAVADAMEVIPRTLAQNAGASPIRVLTRMRAKHVEGHTTWGLDGDTGALVDMKEYGVWEPEAVKLQSIKTAVESACLLLRVDDICSGKTAQQPGAPAGGDE